In a genomic window of Thiosocius teredinicola:
- a CDS encoding DUF2061 domain-containing protein, whose protein sequence is MLLFSKKIDAEVESTAATTADRPIRSLAKAISWRVTGSLDTIFLSWLFTSDIRVAAAIGLTEVITKMALYYGHERIWNRISLGRTVESATPVPIKVESKDALTPIRPVRDTAA, encoded by the coding sequence ATGCTGCTGTTCAGTAAGAAGATCGACGCCGAGGTAGAGAGCACCGCGGCAACCACCGCGGACCGACCGATCCGCAGTCTGGCCAAGGCCATATCGTGGCGGGTGACCGGTTCGCTCGACACGATCTTTTTGTCCTGGTTATTCACCAGCGACATCCGGGTGGCAGCGGCGATCGGGTTGACCGAGGTGATCACCAAGATGGCGTTGTACTACGGCCACGAGCGTATCTGGAACCGCATTTCGCTCGGGCGGACTGTCGAAAGCGCCACGCCTGTACCGATCAAGGTCGAGAGCAAGGACGCTCTGACCCCCATTCGGCCGGTCCGAGACACCGCGGCCTAG
- a CDS encoding ferritin family protein has translation MAVLNRMDWYDLARSTNWTPRYVSEDELFPPRLSGDFRLPLSAWEGYDEPYKQTYPEYVKVQREKDAGAYSVKAALERSRIYENADEGWKSVMKAHYGAIARGEYAAASAEARMMRFSKAPGMRNMATLGCMDEIRHGQMQLYFPHEHVTKDRQMDWAFKAYDTNEWAMIAARHFFDDIMMTRDAISVSIMLTFSFETGFTNMQFLGLAADAAEAGDHTFANLISSIQTDESRHAQIGGPALKLLIENGHKEEAQQRVDIALWGRGSCFRC, from the coding sequence ATGGCCGTACTCAATCGCATGGACTGGTATGACTTAGCGCGCTCCACGAACTGGACACCCAGATACGTCAGTGAGGATGAATTGTTCCCACCAAGACTTTCCGGAGACTTCAGATTGCCGCTTTCTGCTTGGGAGGGTTATGACGAACCTTACAAGCAGACCTATCCGGAGTATGTGAAGGTGCAGCGGGAAAAGGATGCGGGCGCTTATTCGGTCAAGGCTGCTTTGGAGCGTAGCCGAATTTACGAGAACGCCGACGAAGGTTGGAAGTCGGTGATGAAAGCCCACTACGGGGCCATTGCTCGAGGCGAGTACGCTGCAGCGAGCGCCGAGGCAAGGATGATGCGTTTCTCCAAAGCACCTGGGATGCGCAACATGGCAACGCTCGGCTGCATGGATGAGATTCGCCATGGGCAGATGCAGCTCTACTTTCCCCATGAGCATGTGACAAAGGACCGTCAGATGGACTGGGCCTTTAAGGCCTACGATACCAATGAATGGGCGATGATCGCGGCGCGCCACTTCTTCGACGACATCATGATGACGCGCGATGCAATCAGCGTTTCCATCATGCTTACGTTCAGCTTCGAGACCGGGTTTACCAATATGCAGTTCCTCGGCCTCGCTGCCGACGCTGCAGAGGCAGGTGACCACACTTTTGCCAACCTGATTTCGAGTATTCAGACGGATGAATCACGCCACGCACAAATTGGCGGACCAGCACTCAAGCTGCTCATCGAAAATGGCCATAAAGAAGAGGCTCAGCAGCGCGTGGATATCGCGTTGTGGGGGCGTGGAAGCTGTTTTCGGTGCTGA
- a CDS encoding YHS domain-containing protein → MDYYTPLEHRKQSFKEFMEEWIVAQFERALTDMGLDLPWYWDIFLNDLSETHHGMHLGSYYWRPTVWWNPAAGITPEERSWLEEKYPGWNDTWGECWDVIIDNVVDGNMDKAYPETLPYVCNMCQLPILGTPGKKWNVVDYPLEYKGRLYHFGSEVDRWIFQQEPERYAGHLSLVDRFLAGMIQPMNLEGALAYMNIAPGECGDDAHNYAWAEVYRAMRDQREAAAYRSTSPSKPFQGASREEIS, encoded by the coding sequence ATGGACTACTACACGCCGCTTGAACACCGAAAGCAGTCTTTTAAAGAGTTCATGGAAGAGTGGATCGTTGCTCAGTTCGAGCGTGCCCTCACGGATATGGGTCTGGATCTGCCTTGGTACTGGGACATCTTCCTCAATGATCTGAGCGAGACCCATCACGGAATGCATCTCGGTTCTTATTACTGGCGCCCGACTGTTTGGTGGAACCCCGCCGCCGGTATCACACCGGAAGAACGAAGCTGGCTTGAGGAAAAGTATCCGGGGTGGAATGACACTTGGGGCGAGTGCTGGGACGTGATCATCGATAACGTGGTCGATGGAAACATGGATAAGGCATATCCAGAAACGTTGCCCTATGTTTGCAACATGTGCCAACTACCGATCCTCGGCACGCCGGGGAAGAAGTGGAATGTCGTTGACTATCCCCTCGAGTACAAAGGCCGACTTTATCATTTTGGTTCGGAAGTAGATCGCTGGATATTCCAGCAAGAGCCTGAACGCTACGCCGGCCACCTCTCGCTCGTGGATCGATTCCTTGCCGGGATGATCCAGCCAATGAACCTGGAAGGTGCTCTGGCTTACATGAACATCGCACCCGGTGAGTGTGGTGACGATGCTCACAACTACGCGTGGGCCGAGGTTTATCGAGCTATGCGAGATCAACGCGAGGCAGCCGCGTACCGATCCACGTCGCCCAGCAAGCCGTTTCAAGGTGCTTCACGCGAGGAGATTTCATAA
- a CDS encoding toluene-4-monooxygenase system B family protein, whose amino-acid sequence MSLFPLTSNFEGDFVLQLVPVDTENTMDEVAAAAAVHSVGRRVRARPGHILRVRRQGSKEFLPRNMTVVEAGFLPTETVEIIWQASAG is encoded by the coding sequence ATGTCCCTATTCCCGTTGACCTCAAATTTCGAGGGAGATTTCGTTTTACAGCTGGTTCCAGTTGATACCGAAAACACCATGGACGAAGTCGCTGCAGCAGCGGCCGTCCACTCGGTTGGTCGCCGAGTACGTGCTCGCCCCGGTCATATTCTGCGTGTCCGGCGACAAGGTAGTAAGGAGTTTCTACCTCGTAATATGACGGTAGTCGAGGCGGGCTTTTTGCCTACAGAGACCGTCGAGATCATCTGGCAGGCGTCAGCCGGCTGA
- a CDS encoding Rieske 2Fe-2S domain-containing protein, whose translation MSFTKVCTLDDVWEGEMEPFTVNGHEIVLVCAEGGEISAFQGVCPHQDIALSEGTFDGKKLICRAHLWQFDAGTGKGINPDDCALAVYPIRIDGEDILVETEGVEPLFAHS comes from the coding sequence ATGAGTTTCACGAAAGTATGCACGCTTGATGATGTATGGGAAGGCGAGATGGAGCCTTTCACAGTCAACGGCCATGAAATTGTGTTGGTCTGTGCCGAAGGTGGAGAAATAAGTGCATTCCAAGGCGTCTGTCCTCACCAAGACATTGCGTTAAGTGAAGGCACGTTCGACGGTAAGAAGCTCATCTGCCGTGCTCATCTGTGGCAATTCGACGCCGGAACCGGGAAAGGCATTAATCCAGACGACTGTGCCCTGGCGGTATATCCGATCCGCATCGATGGTGAAGACATTCTTGTGGAAACGGAGGGTGTCGAACCTCTCTTTGCACACAGCTAG
- a CDS encoding MmoB/DmpM family protein, translated as MNTSVSGKAYHNNLVGPVMRAGDLAQAVVEAARLDNPGKEIFVDDKRAYIRIHTEQEMILRQATIEEELGRPFQMNDLEVDLSSFAGQIESGDDSIRFYFVKTL; from the coding sequence ATGAATACGTCAGTTTCGGGCAAGGCTTATCACAACAACCTTGTAGGGCCAGTCATGAGAGCAGGAGATCTGGCTCAAGCCGTCGTAGAAGCTGCGCGGTTGGACAACCCGGGCAAAGAAATCTTCGTAGACGACAAGCGGGCGTACATCCGAATCCATACGGAACAAGAAATGATTCTGCGCCAAGCGACTATTGAGGAGGAACTTGGACGCCCATTTCAGATGAATGACCTCGAAGTCGATCTGAGCTCTTTTGCCGGTCAGATTGAGAGCGGCGATGATTCGATCCGCTTCTACTTCGTCAAGACACTCTGA
- a CDS encoding aromatic/alkene monooxygenase hydroxylase subunit beta, translating to MSDAQILKPQKTWSHLAARRRKPSEYEIVSTNLHYNDRDPDSPYELDPNMFMNTWYKKNTFDTALKHADWNAFRDPDEVVYRTYNLMQDGQETYVFGLFDQFNEREHDKALDPCWAGSLVRLYSPARFLFHALQMASAYVGQVSPASTLTNCNYFQMADSLRWLSHTAYRTKELALAFPDKGFGVEERRYWEDDLAWQGFRELMEMALTVWDWGEAIVVLSLVVKPAVEEAVLRQLGASARHNGDTLLGLLTDAQLIDADRHRRWTAAFVSMALETAGNQEPIKSWLARWEPLADAAIDAYCGALPNAPGAAEAARAATHDLRRSLGL from the coding sequence ATGTCAGACGCCCAAATCCTTAAGCCTCAGAAAACGTGGAGTCACTTGGCTGCGCGGCGCCGTAAGCCGAGTGAGTACGAGATCGTCAGTACCAATTTGCACTACAACGATCGCGATCCTGACTCGCCGTACGAACTCGATCCAAACATGTTCATGAACACATGGTACAAGAAGAACACCTTTGATACGGCGCTCAAGCACGCTGATTGGAATGCATTTCGTGATCCTGACGAGGTTGTGTACCGCACCTACAACCTAATGCAGGACGGACAAGAGACGTACGTTTTCGGTCTGTTTGATCAGTTTAACGAGCGTGAACACGATAAAGCTCTCGATCCCTGCTGGGCAGGTTCGCTCGTTCGACTCTATTCCCCAGCGCGTTTTCTGTTTCACGCGCTGCAAATGGCCTCTGCCTACGTAGGTCAGGTGTCGCCCGCCAGTACGCTTACGAATTGCAATTACTTTCAGATGGCCGACAGCCTGCGTTGGCTGAGCCATACGGCGTACCGAACCAAAGAGTTGGCATTGGCCTTTCCCGATAAAGGATTCGGCGTCGAAGAACGCAGATACTGGGAAGACGATCTTGCATGGCAGGGGTTCCGTGAGCTCATGGAAATGGCTCTCACAGTGTGGGATTGGGGCGAGGCGATTGTGGTTCTGAGCCTTGTCGTCAAGCCTGCGGTTGAAGAGGCGGTACTAAGGCAGCTGGGGGCATCAGCGCGGCATAACGGCGACACTTTGCTCGGTTTGCTCACCGACGCCCAACTCATTGACGCCGACCGCCATCGTCGGTGGACCGCAGCTTTCGTTTCCATGGCGCTTGAAACCGCGGGAAATCAAGAGCCCATAAAATCTTGGCTAGCGCGTTGGGAGCCCCTCGCAGATGCTGCCATCGACGCTTATTGTGGTGCTTTGCCGAACGCGCCCGGGGCGGCAGAAGCAGCGCGTGCCGCAACTCATGATTTGCGCCGCAGTCTTGGGTTGTGA
- a CDS encoding FAD-binding oxidoreductase: MICAAVLGCERESAVCGNFRVTNPVIENDKDGSRFEQIPGDTILRAALRSGVGMSYECNSGGCGGCKFELLSGEVESLWPDAPGLGERDKKRGRRLACQCRAIGDVSIKAATAPEYIPPILPRRNKAVLTETAAITHDIRSFRFQSDSPAEFLAGQFAMLDLPGVHAARAYSMANLPNSAGIWEFHIRRVPHGKATSLLFDSLPLGLEIGIDGPYGMGYLRPESPRDLVCVAGGSGLAPMISIARGASAAGLFESQRLFFFYGAREPRDVCGDTMLTALPGFSDRIVYCPVVSSPDAAHWTGATGYVHEEVAKNLPNELSSYEFYFAGPAAMTQALQELLMVEHKVPFDQIHFDRFF, from the coding sequence ATGATTTGCGCCGCAGTCTTGGGTTGTGAGCGAGAGTCTGCGGTCTGCGGGAATTTTCGTGTGACCAATCCCGTGATTGAGAACGACAAGGACGGTAGCCGATTCGAACAGATCCCCGGTGACACCATTCTTAGAGCCGCGTTGCGTTCTGGGGTCGGAATGTCTTACGAGTGCAATTCCGGAGGGTGTGGTGGGTGCAAGTTCGAACTACTCAGCGGGGAGGTTGAGTCGCTGTGGCCAGATGCTCCGGGGCTCGGGGAGCGGGACAAGAAGCGGGGTCGACGGCTGGCCTGCCAGTGCAGGGCAATCGGGGATGTGTCGATAAAGGCGGCGACGGCGCCAGAGTATATCCCTCCGATTCTGCCGAGGCGAAACAAGGCGGTACTCACCGAGACCGCCGCTATCACCCACGACATTAGGTCGTTTCGTTTCCAATCTGATAGTCCGGCGGAGTTTCTCGCCGGACAGTTCGCGATGTTAGATCTGCCAGGAGTTCATGCTGCACGAGCCTACTCCATGGCAAACCTCCCGAACAGCGCTGGCATCTGGGAGTTTCACATTCGACGCGTCCCACATGGGAAAGCGACGAGTCTACTCTTCGATTCACTCCCCCTCGGCCTGGAGATCGGTATTGATGGGCCCTACGGCATGGGGTACTTGCGACCCGAATCGCCTCGCGATCTTGTTTGCGTAGCTGGAGGTTCGGGGTTGGCGCCGATGATCTCAATTGCCCGTGGAGCATCGGCGGCAGGGCTCTTCGAGAGTCAACGCTTGTTCTTCTTCTACGGAGCACGTGAGCCGCGAGATGTATGTGGTGACACGATGTTGACAGCGTTACCCGGATTTTCTGATCGGATCGTTTATTGCCCTGTGGTGTCCTCACCAGACGCTGCTCATTGGACAGGGGCTACGGGATACGTGCACGAAGAAGTCGCAAAGAATTTACCCAACGAGCTATCGAGCTACGAGTTCTATTTCGCTGGTCCCGCTGCGATGACTCAGGCGTTGCAGGAGCTATTGATGGTTGAACACAAAGTGCCGTTCGACCAAATCCACTTCGATCGATTCTTTTAG
- a CDS encoding OmpP1/FadL family transporter codes for MTIKQHQSPHTIGRNFRLIAGILALAACAKPANATDVFRFEGFGAISRGMGGVATAYDTGLSGMMTNPATLSLMETGSEIQLGFDFVSTDIEVKNKATGEHVSSDSHGNNRHPYFAPQIAYGRQIGSLTLGAGVFAQGGLGTEYGRDSFLSRASGNLDTELGNSSRLLVLNIPLAASYKVSESLTLGAGVDATWQGLNLDLLLGADQVGSLMGAGRVSGSLVPVLGGLPDLRGAHFSLTRNSPIKSGVSAWGHTARVGMTYAFSEDTRVGVAYTAKSRVADMEGRATLTAIDGVAGQIALPGDITIRDFQMPAVLNLGLSQRVSDKLDVAVDVSRVYWSDVMKDIKVGFVSDSGGDINILLPQDYRDQTVLAVGAAYRASDKWTLRGGFRIAQQALRGSTLFAVVPAVPKKHVSLGAGYAFSERASLDFAWSHAFEEQMDNEGTPNTSAPIRVNHSQDNVTLVYSYRF; via the coding sequence ATGACAATAAAGCAGCACCAATCGCCTCACACTATTGGCCGCAACTTCCGGCTCATTGCCGGCATCCTGGCGCTGGCAGCTTGCGCTAAACCGGCCAACGCTACCGATGTTTTTCGTTTTGAAGGATTTGGTGCGATCTCCAGAGGTATGGGGGGAGTCGCGACCGCTTACGATACTGGTCTGTCCGGAATGATGACGAACCCAGCGACGCTTTCGCTGATGGAGACTGGTAGCGAGATTCAGTTGGGATTCGACTTCGTCAGCACGGATATCGAGGTCAAAAACAAAGCGACCGGAGAACACGTATCGTCGGATTCTCATGGCAATAACCGTCACCCCTATTTTGCGCCACAGATCGCGTACGGACGACAGATCGGTTCATTGACGCTCGGCGCAGGTGTATTCGCACAAGGCGGACTTGGAACCGAGTACGGGCGCGACAGTTTCCTGTCGCGAGCAAGCGGGAATCTAGATACGGAACTAGGCAATTCGAGCCGACTGCTCGTCCTCAATATACCGTTGGCCGCCAGTTACAAGGTTTCCGAGTCGCTAACGCTGGGGGCGGGAGTCGATGCAACCTGGCAAGGTCTGAACCTTGACCTGCTTCTAGGTGCAGATCAGGTGGGAAGTCTAATGGGTGCAGGCCGGGTGTCGGGCTCGCTTGTGCCGGTGCTTGGGGGGTTGCCTGATCTGCGTGGTGCCCATTTCAGTCTGACCCGCAATTCCCCTATCAAGAGCGGGGTGAGCGCATGGGGCCATACGGCTCGGGTCGGAATGACTTATGCTTTCTCTGAAGACACTCGTGTGGGCGTCGCATACACGGCCAAGAGTCGAGTCGCAGATATGGAGGGTAGGGCAACCCTTACGGCAATCGACGGTGTTGCGGGCCAGATTGCCTTGCCCGGAGACATCACTATCCGCGACTTCCAGATGCCTGCGGTCTTAAACCTGGGCTTGAGCCAACGTGTGTCGGATAAGCTTGATGTGGCAGTCGATGTTTCTCGGGTTTATTGGTCAGATGTCATGAAGGACATCAAGGTTGGATTTGTGTCGGATAGTGGTGGCGATATCAACATTCTGCTACCCCAAGACTATCGCGACCAGACCGTACTTGCCGTAGGAGCTGCTTATCGGGCCAGCGACAAGTGGACGCTGCGCGGCGGGTTTCGTATCGCGCAGCAGGCGTTGCGCGGTTCAACGCTTTTTGCAGTCGTTCCGGCAGTTCCGAAAAAGCACGTGTCACTTGGGGCGGGCTACGCGTTCTCAGAGCGTGCAAGTCTTGATTTTGCTTGGTCGCACGCTTTTGAAGAGCAAATGGACAACGAAGGAACGCCGAATACCTCCGCACCTATCCGCGTGAATCATTCTCAGGACAATGTAACGCTTGTATATTCCTACCGATTCTAA
- a CDS encoding ATP-binding protein, whose amino-acid sequence MDAVLSGAGWDGQKMKPDEGACQRKRGTSVRGVVIHADDEQEVRRQKMARIILDSMYQFLGLLDVDGTVLEINQAALDGAGLGLCDVVGKPFWEARWWAVSDDVRERVRAMIGEARCGQFVRCDFEVFGDHRGSRTIAIDFSLTPILDDDGKVAFLLPEGRNISEKIAQSAELSRKNGELQAALERLKELDGYKTRFFANVSHELRTPLTLILGPVDQMLKEGGDLSDRERFRLAAIQRNARSLLQQVNNLLDLARIDSDRMPMAYVHANVSAMLREVAAGFEAAAQDRGVTLTVLGDRELYADLDRAKFVRVLSNLVSNAFKFSPVGGQIVCTAESVARGRILITVQDNGPGIPAAMKKHIFDRFAQGGDGTVSTGSGLGLSIVTEFVELHRGAVAVLDAPGGGAMFQVEIPARAPKGTFVRKSIGKEVPASMDPSAPLERELPLPKRVAMEGSRPAVLVAEDNADLRLFLYDVLSDEYNVTLLEDGKSAFQSAVSDPPDLIITDLMMPSWDGERFIKALRAQASFPNVPILVLSARSDDELRENLLENFVQDFLVKPFSAQELRARARNLVAIKRTVNVLQRELNSQASDILDLAANLVDSRNSLQRSLTALRVLDRRWLGLYENTAVGIALADRDGRVLSANPALQRMLGYEEDSMIGVSLIEVTEPAERAKTQSNVDGLFKGDFPSYKSEKRYERTDGSFLWANVCVSRIPAVEEDGPMLAVLVEDTTLRMQAERSLATTRSELARVGRYTAMGELVASIAHEINQPLSAVITNSEAALRWISPESFNRDEVVAALQRVNRDASMASSVISRIRSFLRANEIHREPVDVSLMLDELLQMLRMTLADASVRVTVVPAQSTLFVMADQVQLQQVLLNLIVNAIDAMCEQSEGDRSVSIAAVPLSSGGVRFTVQDSGPGVEQGSEGKLFEAFFSTKQKGLGMGLAISRGIVENHGGRLWLEQGNGSGGCFSFTIPDQ is encoded by the coding sequence ATGGACGCGGTGCTCAGCGGAGCTGGATGGGATGGTCAAAAAATGAAACCTGACGAGGGCGCTTGCCAGCGGAAACGGGGGACCTCGGTTCGAGGCGTTGTGATCCACGCCGATGATGAGCAAGAAGTACGCCGGCAGAAGATGGCGCGGATCATCCTCGACTCCATGTATCAGTTTCTTGGTTTGCTGGATGTGGATGGCACAGTGTTGGAGATCAACCAAGCTGCGCTTGATGGCGCAGGGCTGGGTCTTTGCGACGTCGTCGGCAAGCCGTTTTGGGAAGCTCGGTGGTGGGCGGTGTCCGACGATGTTCGAGAGCGGGTCCGTGCAATGATCGGAGAAGCTCGATGCGGACAATTTGTACGCTGCGACTTCGAGGTCTTTGGGGATCACCGGGGAAGTAGGACCATCGCAATTGATTTTTCTCTAACCCCGATTCTGGACGATGACGGCAAGGTCGCCTTTCTGCTTCCTGAAGGTCGAAACATTTCCGAAAAGATCGCGCAAAGCGCCGAATTGTCACGTAAGAATGGGGAGTTGCAGGCGGCACTAGAGCGACTCAAAGAGCTCGATGGCTACAAGACCCGTTTCTTCGCAAACGTGAGTCACGAACTGCGTACGCCGCTGACGCTGATCCTCGGTCCAGTAGATCAAATGCTCAAGGAAGGCGGAGACCTGAGCGACAGGGAACGGTTTCGGCTTGCAGCGATACAACGCAACGCACGCTCTTTGTTGCAGCAAGTGAACAATTTGCTGGATTTGGCGCGGATCGATTCAGATCGAATGCCAATGGCCTATGTACATGCGAATGTGTCCGCAATGTTGAGAGAGGTAGCCGCAGGCTTCGAAGCTGCGGCACAGGATCGTGGGGTTACGCTTACCGTACTCGGGGACCGGGAGTTATACGCAGATTTAGACCGTGCAAAGTTTGTTCGGGTTCTAAGCAACCTCGTATCAAATGCGTTTAAGTTTTCCCCGGTGGGTGGGCAGATCGTGTGTACAGCAGAGAGTGTTGCTCGAGGGCGAATACTAATAACTGTCCAAGACAATGGTCCGGGCATCCCTGCTGCAATGAAAAAGCATATCTTCGATCGATTCGCACAAGGCGGCGACGGAACTGTTAGTACTGGTAGCGGGCTCGGGCTGAGCATCGTCACAGAGTTTGTGGAGTTGCATAGGGGGGCTGTGGCGGTACTCGATGCCCCCGGAGGAGGTGCGATGTTCCAAGTTGAGATTCCCGCGCGAGCGCCCAAGGGTACGTTCGTACGCAAGAGTATTGGCAAGGAGGTCCCAGCCTCGATGGATCCCTCCGCTCCACTTGAGCGAGAGCTGCCACTACCCAAACGAGTTGCGATGGAAGGAAGCAGGCCGGCGGTGTTGGTCGCAGAAGATAACGCCGACCTCCGCCTGTTTCTTTACGACGTACTGTCCGACGAGTACAACGTAACGCTACTCGAGGATGGAAAATCGGCATTTCAGAGTGCTGTTTCTGATCCGCCAGATCTCATAATCACTGACTTGATGATGCCGTCATGGGATGGCGAGCGCTTTATCAAGGCTTTGCGGGCGCAGGCGAGCTTCCCGAATGTGCCGATTCTGGTTTTGTCTGCCCGGTCCGATGATGAGCTGCGAGAAAATCTTCTAGAAAATTTCGTTCAGGATTTCCTCGTCAAGCCATTCTCGGCACAGGAGCTGCGAGCTCGCGCGCGGAACCTGGTAGCAATTAAGCGAACCGTGAATGTCCTGCAGAGAGAGCTCAATTCGCAAGCCTCAGACATCCTGGACCTCGCAGCGAACTTGGTCGATAGCCGTAACTCTCTGCAACGCAGTTTGACGGCATTGCGGGTGCTCGATCGTCGCTGGCTAGGGCTCTACGAGAACACCGCTGTCGGCATTGCGCTGGCCGACAGAGACGGGCGGGTGCTGTCGGCGAATCCAGCACTGCAGCGTATGCTTGGTTACGAAGAGGACTCGATGATCGGCGTCTCACTGATCGAGGTCACCGAGCCCGCAGAACGAGCGAAGACGCAGAGTAATGTGGATGGTTTGTTTAAAGGAGATTTTCCCAGTTACAAGAGCGAAAAGCGCTACGAAAGAACTGACGGGAGTTTCTTGTGGGCGAACGTCTGCGTGTCGCGTATCCCTGCTGTGGAAGAAGATGGCCCGATGCTGGCTGTGCTTGTCGAAGACACTACGCTGCGTATGCAGGCGGAGCGCTCGCTTGCAACTACCCGTAGTGAGCTTGCGCGAGTGGGACGCTATACAGCCATGGGGGAGCTCGTTGCTTCTATCGCACATGAGATCAACCAGCCTTTGTCTGCCGTAATCACCAATAGTGAGGCAGCGCTACGCTGGATTTCGCCTGAATCGTTCAACCGCGATGAAGTGGTGGCCGCTCTGCAGCGAGTCAACCGCGATGCCTCGATGGCCAGTTCTGTGATCTCGCGGATTCGCTCTTTTCTTAGAGCGAATGAGATTCACCGAGAGCCTGTCGATGTCTCGCTCATGCTGGACGAGCTGCTTCAGATGTTGAGGATGACGCTTGCCGATGCAAGCGTCCGAGTGACTGTGGTGCCAGCACAATCGACCCTATTTGTCATGGCCGATCAAGTGCAACTCCAGCAAGTGCTCCTGAATCTAATTGTAAACGCGATAGACGCGATGTGTGAGCAAAGTGAAGGCGATCGCAGTGTTAGCATTGCTGCGGTGCCGCTCTCTTCCGGTGGTGTGAGATTCACCGTACAAGACAGCGGGCCCGGCGTTGAACAAGGTTCCGAGGGGAAGCTATTCGAAGCCTTTTTTTCTACCAAACAGAAGGGTTTGGGCATGGGGCTCGCCATTAGCCGGGGAATTGTTGAGAACCATGGTGGGCGTTTGTGGTTGGAGCAGGGGAACGGATCTGGAGGTTGTTTTTCGTTCACTATCCCAGATCAGTAA
- a CDS encoding response regulator transcription factor codes for MDTTKSPSTDEVAEWVYVVDDDLSVREALSSLIRSVGLNVETFSSAAAFLAVPRKSSPACLILDVRMPDLSGLELQALLTRAGICIPIVFITGHGDIPMAVRAIKHGAIEFLAKPFRDEDLISAIRSALARAHDDQHEAQEIARVRQRFEQLTGREKEVVAYIVQGYLNKQVAAELGISETTIKVHRHNIMSKMNVRTLPDLVRMMEKLAPSESKPRK; via the coding sequence ATGGATACGACAAAGTCTCCCAGCACTGACGAAGTTGCTGAATGGGTATATGTGGTGGATGATGATCTCTCTGTTCGAGAGGCGCTCAGCAGTCTCATTCGTTCAGTTGGTTTAAATGTCGAAACGTTTTCCAGTGCGGCTGCCTTTCTTGCCGTGCCCAGGAAATCAAGTCCAGCGTGCCTCATACTAGACGTGCGCATGCCTGATCTCAGCGGTCTCGAATTGCAGGCGCTGCTCACTCGCGCAGGTATCTGTATTCCGATAGTTTTTATCACTGGGCACGGGGATATTCCCATGGCGGTGCGCGCGATCAAACACGGTGCTATCGAGTTTCTCGCTAAGCCGTTCCGGGATGAGGATCTGATTTCAGCAATCAGGTCAGCCTTGGCTCGCGCACATGACGACCAGCATGAAGCGCAGGAGATTGCCAGGGTTCGACAAAGATTCGAGCAACTCACGGGCCGAGAGAAGGAGGTTGTCGCGTATATAGTGCAAGGCTACCTTAACAAGCAGGTTGCCGCAGAGCTTGGTATTTCTGAAACGACAATCAAGGTGCACCGGCATAACATCATGAGCAAGATGAATGTTCGGACTTTACCCGACCTCGTTCGAATGATGGAAAAGTTGGCGCCGTCGGAGTCGAAGCCTCGCAAGTGA
- a CDS encoding c-type cytochrome: MAVANPICSVQTGGMMSFGKSRKQAFCFLLNVSLLLPGTVYSDSLYSSCAGCHGTDGVNQSTHIPTIQGLNFQYFYASMQDFRKDRRPSTVMGRIAKGYKSSQLQMMALHYGSKPWAGVQGEFDEELAQQGKLLHEEYCEKCHEQNGHFQDRDTPPIAGQAKGYLYYQMIDYRESSKDLPRPPIMQERLEKLSDKELLALAEFYASNPPPTGDSEGK, translated from the coding sequence TTGGCAGTCGCCAACCCGATTTGTTCAGTCCAGACAGGGGGAATGATGTCGTTCGGAAAGAGCCGCAAACAGGCTTTCTGTTTCCTGTTGAATGTGAGTTTGTTGCTTCCCGGTACTGTGTATTCTGACTCTCTCTATTCATCGTGTGCCGGTTGTCATGGCACCGATGGGGTCAACCAGTCGACACACATTCCGACCATTCAAGGTCTGAACTTCCAATACTTCTATGCCTCCATGCAGGACTTCAGGAAAGACCGTCGTCCTTCAACCGTCATGGGGCGGATCGCCAAGGGTTATAAAAGCAGTCAGCTGCAGATGATGGCGTTGCACTACGGCAGCAAGCCTTGGGCCGGCGTGCAGGGCGAGTTCGACGAGGAGCTGGCACAACAAGGAAAGCTGCTGCACGAAGAATATTGCGAGAAGTGTCACGAGCAGAACGGCCATTTTCAGGACCGGGATACGCCACCGATCGCCGGGCAGGCGAAGGGCTACCTCTACTACCAGATGATCGATTACAGGGAGTCGTCGAAAGATCTGCCGAGGCCACCCATCATGCAGGAACGATTGGAAAAGCTCTCCGACAAGGAGCTGTTGGCGCTGGCTGAATTTTACGCGAGTAATCCACCTCCGACGGGTGACTCGGAAGGCAAATAA